The following is a genomic window from Spirosoma foliorum.
CACGAGCATTTCACCAACATCGGCTCCAGTTGGTACACCCATCGTTATTACAGGTACAGCGTTCAACGCTACGCCAGCCAGCAATACCGTAACGTTCGGTTCTGTACCCGCTACGGTAACGGGCGCAACAACCACTTCGTTAACAGTTGTGGTCCCTGCCAATGCCGGAACGCCAATCAATGTATCAACGGGTGGTGCAACGGTAAGCAGCACGATCGCGTTTGCACTGGGTAACAAACCTGTTGTTACAGTGGCATCGAACATTACAGCCAACACAAACTGGACAGCGAGCAATATTTACCTGATTCAGGGTTTTGTAAACGTTACTTCGGGTGCTACGCTGACTATCGAAAAAGGAACGATCATTAAGGGTGCTCCCAAAGAGCAGGACCCAAGCGGGCAGGCCAAAGGCGGTACGCTGATCATTCAGGCAGGTGCTAAAATCAGCGCGGTTGGTACGGCTGATTCGCCAATCATTTTTACCTCGAGCAAAGCAGCTGGTTCACGTAACTATGGCGACTGGGGTGGTGTCGTTCTGATTGGTAAGGCTCCAATCAACCAGCCAGGTGCTACTTCATTTGAAGGTGGAATTCCCGGGTCTACCGGTACGTACAGCGATGTAAATGACAACTCAGGTACGATGCAGTACTGCCGGATTGAGTTCGCGGGTATCTCTCTGTCAAACTTAGCGAACAGCGAAATCAACGGTCTGACGCTCTACGGTGTAGGTGCTGGTACAACCATCGACCACATTCAGGTTTCGTACAGTGGTGATGATTCGTATGAATGGTTTGGCGGTACGGTAAATATGAAAAATCTGGTTGCTTTCCGTGGTTGGGATGATGATTGGGATACGGATTGGGGCTATTCGGGTAAAGTACAGTATGCTGTATCATTACGCGATCCAGAGGTGGCTGACCAATCAGCTTCTAACGGATTTGAATCGGATAACTTCGCGGCTGGAGCACCCGCTACAGGCCCTAATAACGGCCTACCATTAACGGCTCCTGTATTTGCCAACGTTAGTAACTTCGTTTTCTCGGGTACTCCTTCAAACGCAGCTACAGCGAAAGGGAGTGGTTCGTATCAATCGGCCATGCACCTGCGTCGTAATACGTCGATCAGCATTTTCAACTCGTTGTTTGTGGGTTATCCGGAAGGGTTACGCCTGGACGCTCTCACTGGCACCACCAACACGCTGGACAATGCTACGGCTGGCAACCTCCAATTACGTGGTATCATTCTGGCTAATATGAATACGCCCGTTCGTGGTGCACAATCGATCACGAACGATCAGGCTACTGCGTTCTTCAATACGGCGGCTTTCAAAAACCAGATCATTGCTAGTTCTAGCCTGGCTTCGTTACTGTTGAACTCCGCCACCTTTACACTGACGGCTCCTAACTTCCTGCCACAAACGGGTTCGCCTTTGTTGACGGGCGCTATCTGGGACGGCAAAGGTGCTGATGCTTTCTTCACGAAAGAAACGTTCATTGGCGCATTCGGAACCACCAACTGGACCACAGGCTGGACCAACTGGGACCCACAAAACGCCAACTACGATAAGTAGTCAGTCAATTAATTTTATATATTGGTGTCGTAAAAAAAGGCCAGGGCTATGCTCTGGCTTTTTTTATGGAGGGCGATAGCGCGAACGCCCGTTATTAAATACGTTGAATCAACTCCGCTACTTTATGCACCTCCCGGCCCATGATGTGGTCGATAATGGATTGGGCGTGTTCACGACCATTTTCAATAAATACTTTCTCCGTATAAATTCCAGCCAGTACCGTACCACAGACGTACAAGCCCGGAACATTGGTCTCAAATGTTTCTTTGTTAAAGACGGGCACCTGAGTTTGCGGATCTAATTCGATGTCGCAACGGGTCAGTAATGACGCATCAGGAATATAACCCGTCAGGATAAAGACGAAATCGGCGGGAAGTTGGCTTTCTTCACCCGTTTTTAGGTTCACTACCGTTAGTTGGTTCGTGTCAATCTGGGTAACACAGGAATCGAAAACGGTTTTTATTTTCCCTCTTTCACCCGATTCTTCACATCTGGAATGAGCCAGTATTTTACGGTACTCCGGAAATCTTCGCCCCGGTGCACAATCGTGATGTTTACATCGTGACGATATAACTCCAGAGCCGCTTCGACTGCCGAGTTAGACGCACCAATGATCACCACATTCGTAAACGAGTATTTGAACGGTTCGTCGTAGTAGTGTGATACGTGCGGCAGACTTTCGCCCGGAATATTGAGCCAGCGTGGGCGGGTAAAATAGCCCGTTGCCATAATCACTTTACGAGCCTGGTACCGATCGCCGGTTGTGGTGGTAATTGTAAACAGGTCTCCCTCCTTCTTCACATCCCAAACCTCCTGAAACAGTTTGAAATTCAAGTGATAATAGGCTGCGGCTTTCCGGTAATACTGGAGGGCTTCGTCGCGCCCGGCTTTCACGCCCGAAATTGGAAAGGGTAAACCGCCAATTTCAATGTTTTCGGCAGTTGAAAAAAAGCGCATCCGACGTGGGTATTGCCTAAGCGACTCAGTCAGGCTTCCCATTTCCAAAATCAAATGGCTCAGGCCAGCTTTAGTTGCTTCGATACCAGCGGCCAACCCACAAGGCCCGCCCCCAACAATAACGACGTCAAATAGTTGCATAATGTAGTTTTGAAAGATCCGTCATTTCCGACAAAACGGCCAACCGCTATCAGAAAACGGCTTTTATCAGTCTAAGAATAACCTAAAGATCACTACTACAGCA
Proteins encoded in this region:
- a CDS encoding IPT/TIG domain-containing protein; its protein translation is MFMRVNQLRRGWHGNFSALTSLLVLALGVFLVVSSCKNDETPAPVLSITSISPTSAPVGTPIVITGTAFNATPASNTVTFGSVPATVTGATTTSLTVVVPANAGTPINVSTGGATVSSTIAFALGNKPVVTVASNITANTNWTASNIYLIQGFVNVTSGATLTIEKGTIIKGAPKEQDPSGQAKGGTLIIQAGAKISAVGTADSPIIFTSSKAAGSRNYGDWGGVVLIGKAPINQPGATSFEGGIPGSTGTYSDVNDNSGTMQYCRIEFAGISLSNLANSEINGLTLYGVGAGTTIDHIQVSYSGDDSYEWFGGTVNMKNLVAFRGWDDDWDTDWGYSGKVQYAVSLRDPEVADQSASNGFESDNFAAGAPATGPNNGLPLTAPVFANVSNFVFSGTPSNAATAKGSGSYQSAMHLRRNTSISIFNSLFVGYPEGLRLDALTGTTNTLDNATAGNLQLRGIILANMNTPVRGAQSITNDQATAFFNTAAFKNQIIASSSLASLLLNSATFTLTAPNFLPQTGSPLLTGAIWDGKGADAFFTKETFIGAFGTTNWTTGWTNWDPQNANYDK